The Acidobacteriota bacterium region CGGCACCATCGCTTCGCGAACCGTGGTCTCGGAAAACTCGAAAACCTTGTCGATAAGCCGTCGCTCCTCGGCGTTCAGGTGTCCGCTCTCGTGAGAGACGCGCACCAGTTGCCGGATCTCGTCTTCCGTGTAACTTGAACCGTGTTCGTCGGAAACACGAAGTCCGAATAACCTGACCGTCTTGGTGCCGGTCCAGTCGAGCAGCCGAATGAACGGAAAGAAGACCTTATAAAAGATCTGCATCGGAATCGCGATGATTAGCGCGACGCGCTCCGAAAGTTCGAGCGCCATCGTTTTCGGTGCGAGTTCGCCGAAAACGATATGAAGGAACGTGATCAAAGAGAATGCGATCGTGAACGAGATCGTATGCAAGACGGCTCCCGAAGCGAGAAACGTCATACCGGTCGCTTCGCCGGTCCGGATCAGCAGCGGATCGAGCAATGCCGCAATCGCCGGTTCACCGACCCATCCGAGCCCGAGCGAAAACAATGTAATTCCGAGCTGCGTCGCCGAAATGTAGGCGTTCAGGTTGTTTAGCAAACTCAGAAGGCGCTCGGCGGACTTATCTCCTTCGGCGACCAACGCTTCAATGCGTGATTTGCGAACCGCCACGAGCGCGAACTCGCTGGCGACAAAGAACCCATTGCCCAGAACCAAAAGAACCACGGCCAACAGTTTGAGTGCGCTGGACGTAAGCGACGGCATTTCAGCCAAACCCGGTTCGGCGAAGAGAAAGAACGATGACAAACTACTGGCAGGATCCATCTATTTTGGATGTTGGA contains the following coding sequences:
- a CDS encoding HlyC/CorC family transporter — translated: MDPASSLSSFFLFAEPGLAEMPSLTSSALKLLAVVLLVLGNGFFVASEFALVAVRKSRIEALVAEGDKSAERLLSLLNNLNAYISATQLGITLFSLGLGWVGEPAIAALLDPLLIRTGEATGMTFLASGAVLHTISFTIAFSLITFLHIVFGELAPKTMALELSERVALIIAIPMQIFYKVFFPFIRLLDWTGTKTVRLFGLRVSDEHGSSYTEDEIRQLVRVSHESGHLNAEERRLIDKVFEFSETTVREAMVPRTAIVAIPFTSSLEQIARLFRQHGYSRLPVFRDSLDDIAGFIHSKDLMPFLLRPKLFKLEKVLQKPVYVVDTARLEDVLRQMQREKFHFGFVVDEHGGVEGIITLEDLLEEIVGDISDEHDEEVNEQIQPVGDDAYVLDGGLAVRDLNKRLAMNLPVSDGYTTIAGFLMSESGEILSEGDIVPFNGHVFKIEKVEKRRILKVRMEKSRKGER